The Castor canadensis chromosome 8, mCasCan1.hap1v2, whole genome shotgun sequence genome contains a region encoding:
- the Prph2 gene encoding peripherin-2 codes for MALLKVKFDQKKRVKLAQGLWLMNWLSVLAGTIIFSLGLFLKIELRKRSEVMNNSESHFVPNSLIGVGVLSCIFNSLAGKICYDALDPAKYAKWKPWLKLYLAICVLFNLVLFLVALCCFLLRGSLESTLAYGLKNGMKYYRDTDTPGRCFMKKTIDMLQIEFKCCGNNGFRDWFEIQWISNRYLDFSSKDVKDRIKSNVDGRYLVDGVPFSCCNPNSPRPCIQYQLTNNSAHYSYDHQTEELNLWLRGCRAALVSYYSSLMNSTGVAVLLAWLLEVSVTVGLRYLHTALESVSNPEDPECDSEGWLLEKSVPETWKAFLESLKKLGKGNQVEAEGAEAGQAPEAG; via the exons ATGGCGCTGCTCAAAGTCAAGTTTGACCAGAAGAAGCGGGTCAAGTTGGCCCAAGGGCTCTGGCTCATGAACTGGCTGTCTGTGTTGGCTGGGACCATCATCTTCAGTCTGGGGCTGTTCTTGAAGATCGAACTTCGGAAGAGGAGTGAAGTGATGAATAATTCCGAGAGTCATTTTGTGCCCAACTCCTTGATAGGGGTGGGGGTGCTGTCCTGTATCTTCAACTCTCTGGCTGGCAAGATCTGCTATGATGCCCTGGACCCCGCTAAGTACGCCAAGTGGAAGCCCTGGCTGAAGCTGTACCTGGCCATCTGTGTCCTCTTCAACCTTGTCCTCTTCCTCGTGGCTCTCTGCTGCTTTCTGCTGCGGGGCTCCCTGGAGAGCACCCTGGCCTATGGGCTGAAGAATGGCATGAAGTACTACCGGGACACGGACACCCCTGGCCGGTGCTTCATGAAGAAGACCATCGACATGCTGCAGATCGAATTCAAGTGCTGTGGCAACAATGGCTTTCGGGACTGGTTTGAGATTCAGTGGATCAGCAATCGCTACCTGGACTTCTCCTCCAAGGATGTCAAAGA CCGCATCAAGAGCAATGTGGATGGACGGTATCTGGTGGATGGTGTCCCTTTCAGCTGTTGCAACCCCAACTCGCCGCGACCCTGCATCCAGTACCAGCTCACCAACAACTCAGCACACTACAGCTATGACCACCAGACAGAGGAGCTCAACCTTTGGCTGCGTGGCTGCAGGGCCGCCTTGGTCAGTTACTACAGCAGCCTCATGAACTCCACGGGTGTCGCTGTGCTCCTGGCCTGGCTCTTGGAG GTGAGTGTCACAGTTGGGCTGCGCTACCTGCACACGGCGCTGGAAAGTGTATCTAACCCTGAGGACCCTGAGTGTGACAGCGAGGGCTGGCTGCTGGAGAAGAGTGTGCCCGAGACCTGGAAGGCCTTTCTGGAGAGCTTGAAAAAGCTGGGCAAGGGCAACCAGGTGGAAGCCGAGGGTGCAGAGGCAGGCCAGGCCCCTGAGGCTGGGTGA